CTGAAAGAGCCAGTTTTCAACTTCAACATCTCCATATTGAAATAATCAATATATCAACCCGAGGAAGTAACTTACCAGTGATTTAAATAACCAGAAGTGGCTAAATGACAACATGAAGTCATTAATCTGGcctgttttctttaaataaatctatGTTTTCAATTGAATCTATGAGTTATCAGTTGCTCTACTTACAAGTTATGTATTGCATTTGAACGTTGTTCAGTTGCAACGGTTGATGCATATTGTGTATTATGTAAAAGTCTGTGTCTGACGGAGACTATAACAGCAGTGTAACTACACAGTGACTTTATTAGACTGTCTGCAATAGTATTCCCAAGACAAGGCTATAATAAATATGTCCCACTGCAGTTTGCTTATAGTGTCATtctttaaaattatatttaaccTGTATTGTATGAGAAAGCTCAAGTCATACTCAATCTGCTTCATGCCAATCCTCAAATCTGCAAGTACAATATCTTAAAGTATCCCAAAgcccaaaaaaacaagattttcaaaGCGAGcagttgtctgtgttttgtaaATATGAGCCTCGATGACCTTAGTGATTTCTCTTCAGGTGTCCCATCCAGTGTTTTCCACTACACTCCAAACCAGATGCCATGAAGGAGCATACATGCTACTTAAAGCAAATGAACCAGAATGCAACTTTGCCAAGAAAATGTAGACCAAAACCTCAAACAGCATCCTTTAGCTATGTACCCACACTATAAGGATCACAGGACCAAGCTGGCTTGTGCCTGAACAAACAGACTTGTATGAAGAGTtaagagaaaacagaggagtGAATAAGGCCTTGGATGCTAAAATATATTCAATCTATTTACATGACCTTATCTTTCCTCTCCAGTTATTTGATAAGGCAGTATCCATTTTGGATCCTGACATGTGCGTAAACTGTGCCTCTTCACCTCCTACGCCTACAGTAATCGAGgtagaggaggaagacgaggatgAAGGTACAGGACCAAACAAGGAAGATGTGAACTGAGCCAAATAAGCAATGGCCAAAATCCATCTCCAGGAAACCCTTATTTAccagaaatgaaacatgaaaatggtATTAAGAAAGGCCTGAAGAACTCAGGTACCATGATAACATGAAAGTAGCCTCCAAAGCTTACAGCCggtggtttgtttttaagaCAAAAGCAAGTTTGAGTCATTAGAGGTAATTTAAGCCCACAGTACCGTTTGTCCGACTTTAAGCAAGAAACACGACAGTAACAAAAAGATGGATACAATTGATATCTCTGAGTTATTATAGTTAAAGGGGAAAGCACACATATGGTAGTAAAATATGACTGAGGGCTACTGcttaaaaattcccaaaaattGTTCAGCAGAGAACCTGACAACTGAATCGCAAAAGATGAAGTACTGCAGGCAAAAAGTTCTGGGAGCTGCCTTTGAAAATCTAAACAAGTGATTAGATGAGGACTTTCACCTGCCAAAAAAATCCATGTCCCTTTCCAATTTAAGATGGGGAACAGCTGGTTTGATGGCAAGATGAAGAGATAAAACAAATGCTCTCAATGTAACATGAGCAGCAGGAGTTATATCACCACAATGGACTAAGAATGACACAGGTGAAAGGCCAGACTGTACAGAGGGACGCTTTGAAAGACCAGCCTACATGTGCAGTATTTGTATAAAGGACATGGTTGAAAAACCTGTTTCTGAACTACATCCTATTTTGTGGTACTCTTTTACTAATTTGtataaagaaacaacaacaaaaaaatcctcaaatGCAAGGAGGAGGGTACTCGATTAAAATCAGCAACACAGAACTGAATTTAATGCCAGTTTTCAGTCAATAAAAACTACAATCATTTTTTACGAtcaatttattgtttgtcaCTGTCTGTTCTTCCCAAGTATTTCTAACAGTGATTCCCAGCACAGATAGTGGATGCAGatgaacaggaaaaataaattatgtatcATTTAACCAATTGAAATGTATGACTTAAAATTGACAGAGTGCCTACAGTAACTGTAGATATCATTAGGGACAGTGTAATAGGATACAAAAACTTAATATTCACCTCAGTACACATTACTGCTTGAAGCcaacaagaataaaaaacattcagtgtcCTTTGTCATGAAAGACACTTCATGTTCTTTAAAACTTTCCAacacctttttgttttatgtttgaagGAGCTGATTTCAAAGCTCCTTCAAACATAATAATTTGAGACCAACTGATCCTGGCTGCTGTATCACAAGCATCctaacaataataatcacacaTATAACTAATTTGGCTCTTGTTTTTATGGGCACGCACTGTATTTACACATAATTTAAAGGCCAATCTGCACATTCAAATATAAGTTTATATCAACATAGACTATACAAATTATATACTTGAACTGCATTCTGTTCACTTAAGATAAGTAGTCTTAAAATaacaaatcacacaaacaaaataataaaagtaacacttcacattcttttttttataaagtgctttatttaaaaaaataaattatgggACTTTACCTAATTTGGGATTTTTATAAAACAATCTTAAGACATCCAGCTTCATCCATGGAGTTGTTCAAAAATGAGCTCTGTATCTGTTAGACAAAAAGTTCAGTATTTCAGAGATTACACAGTTGCAATTGGTCAATTATTTTTTTACGTTTTCATGCAAATTATGAGGTCTGTGAGTGTCTGCAACACAAGTTTAAAAGGGAACTCCTATAGTGGCAATGGATTTCAGCTGTCTCATTACATCCTCCTGACTCCTCAGACTGTTATGGCATTTCTTGCAGCATTACAGCTGATGAAATAATCAATGTGACATCATGTCTGTCTTAGTTATCATATCATATTGATCAGCTGTCAGTATTTGACTTCTGTGTGGATGGTGTCCAGCTTTCCCTTCACACTAATACGGTGTGAAATTGTCTTCCCTGTTTTAGAGCAAACAATGAACTGATATTCTCATGAGAAAAGCAACACAGCTGACTCTGTGAGCGTTGTTAACTAAGGCCTCTTAACATTATCTTCCATATATTTCTACGACAGACTTTAGTGTGACTGTTCATTTGAATAATCTTGGAGTGTTTTTAAACAATCTATCACAGCGTTCAGTGTGATATGATAAACTGCCTACATATTGTGAAATATCAACTTACTGATACAATGAGCTCCCCTCAGGTCTGTTGCAGCGAATCATGACAGCTATTTGGGTCAGAAGTCAGGAGAGCGTGTACAGGTGACCTGCGACCCAGTGACAGATATTGTGGAGAGGATGTGACCTTCACGGCAGTCTCTCGACTAGATGCAGCACGACCTGGATAGGTCATGATCTCTGTTAgaaaatgacatatttttacTAGAAAATAGCAACAGTTTGTTGTGCAGACTGAGTTATAGTATATTGATGAATGTGCTGATAGTTTACTCTTCTTTGGTAGATAAAATGTTAGAAACCCCAAATCCACAAGTCCAACTTGTTGTTTTAGCTTGATGGATAGCATGAAAATAAGATGCTGTTGATGAAAACTTACTCTCACTGAAGGATTTGTTGTTCATTATTTCCTCGTTTAGCTCAGCTGACATCAGGAAATGGGGCTTGCTGTACACagttcacaaacaaacaaacatacattaCATTGCAATTACGCAGCTTGCAGCACTTTTCGGCTTCTCCCACATTATATGAAGGAGTAAAAGCTCTCATGGGTAGATGGTGTGACCATGTTGTATGCTTGAGGCAAGTCATACTCACACCATTCAAACAAAATGATGATACATTGAGCTGTTTGGGTTTAGCTGCTCTCCTTACCTTCCACAGGTTTTCCTCCTGTATCTGGAGTCATCTTTTACTTCTACACCTTTGTTAGTGCTGCAAATAGTACAAGGAGTATGGACATATATTATGAGACATTATACATGAACAGTAAAAACAGGGTAAAAGTGTGCTAAGTGAAGCCATTAATGTATAgagcctccctcctccctccactccAGCAATTTACTGCACACTAAGTAGCATCACATGATTTTCAGATGTGACTTAAGCTGGCCAAAGAACAGAGTTGTAGTTGCAGTTCGTGGGAACGAGGCCAGACATACAATGCAGTCCTGTGCACTCCCTCTGGCGCAGACCTCCTCCTGTGGAAGCAGTTACCAGCGGCGCTGTTATCGGTATGTGGTCTGTGGTTCTCTGAAATCACTCCTTGCAGCTCTCTGACAACAGACTGGAGCTCCAGGGTGGGGCACTCCTGTTGCCTCATTGACTTCAGTGGccaaaaaaggagagaggaaagaaaggcaaTGTCGGTGTAGTGCTGAGGTGATGTCATTgtcagaaaaagcagaaattgcAAGGCAATATCACAAGTTATTTTGTCATACTTAagtcagcaaacacacatggaattgcagtttgttgttacaggaaacaacaaaccaaccaGTATTTCACATCTGTGTTGAAATGATTTACACTGGTTTTGCTCTTCACCACAGGAATGTAgcacatgcttgtgtgtgtgtttttgagctTTCAAATAAACGATATGCACATGCACCTGATGGGCTTGAGCCATAGGAGATAAACAAGATATAGGGAGTTTCTGACAGCACCTTGATCTGAGTAGTGAAGGCATGCTGCGAAGAGTCTGGCACAGCAATTGCTGAGGGAGTGAGTTCTGGTGGAGGTACACTCAGACCTGTGCACAAATTTTGAGTTTGGAGTTCCTAAAGAAAGGGCAAAATTTGTTACAAATCTGTTTGTTAAAAGGTGTTCAGTGCCCTTAAATATGAAAAGAACACTAAGTCTAGCCTATGTCATTTATGCCAAACTTAATTTGGGTCTACTTTTACATATATGGGcatcctgggaaaaaaaacaaacaaacaaaaaaacaaaaaaagaaaacaagacaagtATTAAATCAGCTGTACCTTCAGGTCAAGGGCATGTTGTAGTTTCAGACGATAAAACTCTTGTTCCTGCAGCTGGATGAAATCTTGACAGTCTGCAAAGTTCTCTGTCATCTTTTGTAGATACAAGAGTATTTGGTCCAGTAACAAAGTgatggagacaaacagagagaggacagtCCTTATTTTATGAcctgaatattttttgttttctatataGGGATATAATAGTTGCttgggaaaaaaatcacaaacttTAAATGCAAGAACAGAAAAGCTCAATGAAAAAGTTAAAGTATATGTataatacatacacatatatttttaaaaatgattttcaggGTGCTTTTCTTAAGACAGTGGGCAGCAGACAGAGATAGACTAAAGCATTACACAAACAGATGTGAAGCAGTGATGCTCTAGTTCAGGGTCTGCACTTGAACCACAAGGCCACCAAGGCAACATGACCATGTACTTTTGAAAACGAAACATATtacttcaaaatatatttggaaGTTCAGTACTTCATTGTAACTTCCAATGAACCTACTACATTTTCAATATTCTCTAAAAACCatatattgttaaaaaaaaaatagtaaaaaagcCAGCGAGAGCCACCTTGTGAAGTATTGCCTCCAGTTGACCAATCCAGTGCCttaattttttgtctttggaGCGAAGGATTCCTAACTCATTGGCAAgttgtttcttctcttccttgACGAAGGCGAACTCCTGGAGCTGACGCTGGCTTTCTAAGCTCTGGTAGTGCTtctcctgcagagagagaactGACATTGGTAAAAATATcaattgaaaatgcatttaacattcatcattttgtggAAAAGTTCAAAGAAGGCTCATTGGAGCGATTTGGAtgggaaaaaaagctaaaactaatttatttacaaaatattatCTGCTTTGAAAGCACAGATACTAGCTCAAGTTGTTAGTGTTTAATTTTTGCATCTATTTTTTCAGGGATTAGAGACACCTAGATGTGAATGGCCTGTCCTCAGGTGAGTGTTCTGTCAAAGTATGCCTAAGACAACATGAGAAAGTTTTTCATGTATGCTATAGATATGGTTGTGGAACATTTCAAGAACCGAAGcactaaaaatataaattaaacttGAATAACCAACTTGCAAGAAGCAAATGAATGCTTGACACTGGGGCTGACACAGTTTTTACCTGGTACAGCTTTTCCAGAGTCTCCTCAAGCTGTTGGATTTTTCCCTGAAGGGAGTCAGCCAGCTCTCTTCTGGCAGTGATCTCCTTCTGCATGTCCATGGCTACTTGAAGGCCTAAAGTGAAGACAAAACCCCAAGACAATGGCACAGAGACAAGAAAAGGACAGATTTGTAAGCATAAATCACAGAGCTTTAATCTTAGAGAGGCTTTGTACATATCAGCCTGTATCTCTCAGAATGAAATGCAGTTGAGGAGGATGAATGAAATTTGCTAATTTCTTGAACTACACTAATTAGGAGCCAAAGTCAAAGCCAAATCACTAGTATTTTCCAATTAATTGCAGATTGGATGCAAATCAGTATAGCTTAATCTGATGTTACTTTGTACATGAGGAATGACGTGGATCTAACCGTGTCCATCAGCCCCTCCCAGGGTCCTAAGGGTGCTCTTGACCTGTTCCAGCTCATCATAGGTGTTCCTCAGCTGACTATGAAGTCTAAGCACCACACCCTTGTGCTCCGCATTCTTACAGCAGTGAAGTCGTTGCAGCTCCTTGTGCTCCTCTGAAATCAggcccacacaaacacatattttatATCCACAGTGAGAcatacaatttaaaaaccaagCATACACAGGCAACAATGGGCTTGGGCTTGGTTGACAATGTAAACATATCAAACATggctctttgctttttttacaCAGCAGGACAAGAAGACCATTTGATTTGGCAAAAACTGTGGGAGCTGAACTCTCTAGAAGAAGCATTGCAGGGAGCAAGAATTCCTGGTGAATGAAAGGCTCTTGTTACACTAATCTGCTGTTCAGAGGACACAAAAACCCCAAACCCCAGGGTGGATGCTTGACTTTGTGGTTCTTGGTTTGCAATTAACTTGATAATAATTAATTGGATTTTAAATAggaacatgttttgtttttttttatataaaatgtagAGTGGGGTtgattatttgaaataaatatgaaataatgcattattcaaattaaacattaaaaataatacttgaacatttttatttcacttttaactAATTGTTACTATTTATTCTAACGTGTTACAACTGTAAGCTACAGTTGATTCTAAACTAGGTTATTGGGCGGTTAAGAGGTTCCACATTTGATTAGAATTTAGGATGAGGATGGGCTGAGAATTAGACGTTTAACTGAATATCCTTGTTgatgattatttattcattcatccattcattcatcttctattgcttatccatttccaggtcatggggggaTGCTGGAGGCTGAACAATTTATTCATCCCCATAAAAAGTTCATGTACCACTCTTCAGtttattcattgattcattcatttatcttctaccacttatcaaTTCCTGGGtcgaggggtgctggagccaatcccagctcacattgggtgatggaggggtacaccctggacaggtcaccagtccatcacagggccaatacacacagagacagatagagacaaacaaccactcacactcagacctacggacaatttagagtcaccaactaacaCAAACGtgatatctttggacggtgggaggagaccggagtacccggaggaaacacacagaagcacgggtgagaacatgcaaaatctgcacagaaaggcccgggcccaggaatcgaacctgtgactttcttgttgtgaggcagcagGGCTAACCACTACATCAACATGCTGCTGTCAATGATTAATACGTCTGAATTGTCATATAGACATGAATATGAAAGTTTTTGCTTATAATAATGACAGTTCTGACTTTTGCACTAACCATAGTGTGGATTACATGACgaatatttgttttctgtggGGTAATAAAGTAATTCAGTACCGCTTAACTCACCAGTGAGGGTGAGTAACTGCATCCTCTGGATCTCCAGCTGGTTagtgagctgctgtttctcgAGAGTTTCTTCTTGGGCACGCCGACTTTGTTCAGACACAGAAACCTGTAGCTTCTGCCTCTCATGCTCTGCATTAGCCAGGTCTGATTTCTTCTGGGCTATTTCAGCCTGACCAGCAAtaaggagagaaaaagcaagaacgaaatacaaaaagaaaagtaaagccCCTCATGATTAAGAAAGTTACGCTGCTTATGGAACAAGAGAAAATCAAGTCAATTAATTAACAAGTGAAAGTTACTTTGTAAAATCTAGACTCTCGTCATAAATTGGTTTCTGACCCTCAGCTGTTGAATCTCCTGCTTGTGCAGGTTTAGCTGGTGACTGAGGAGGCTGTTCTCCTGGTGAAGGCTGTCAATGGTGCGGCTGTGCATTTGGACGCTGCTCTCCATCTGCAACCTCAGCATCATTATCTCCTTCTCTCGGTCATTCAGTTTGAGCCTCAGTGTTTCTCCATCTACCTGTAGGGTCTGGCACCGGCTCTGAGCTTCATCCAACCATGACAGATGCTGGCAAacaccatttatttatttattatatttaaaatctaaataGTTCCTGGATCATGGTTTATAGGTAAGTGGTAAGGCAAGGCAAATTTATTTGCATAGCATAATTCATACGGCAGGCAATTCAAAGTTCTTTACAGAGGCATAGAAATACATTAAAATCATGAGACAGTAAAAGTAGATTTAAAAGACAATGAGCAATGCATGGTTTATTACTTGTTGGGCTTCACGCTTCCTGAGCAGTAGTTCCTTGTCTTTCTCTTGCAGTAGTTCTTGGGATCTCCTCCCCTCCATGGCCCTCTCATCCAGCAGGGCCTGTAGACAATTTTTCTCCTCCCGATTTCTATGAAGTTGCTCCCTGACCTCATCCAGCTGTCCTCTCCGGGCCTTCACCTCCACCTGGAGCTCACACAGCTGTTGCTCAAAACACCTCTGGGGAATAAAGCAGTAAGCACAGTGGGTTGACTGTATATAGTATATacgtatataaaaaaaaataatcttttgaCTTTTGACAATAATTTTTGGACCCTCAAAAACAGTTACACCTGTGTCCACATGTTCACGTGTAGCTGAAGGCTGTTAGATGttaaaatgtcatcaaaatgaaCATACTCATTGGACTTTAGAACAAGGACTTGATGAACCACTTAAATTTTACAAGGTATAATCCAGGACTTGCCCTTTTGTAATATTGCCTTTAAAGAAATACCTTAggagaaaatgtgttaatttgttATAAAAAGCATCTGTTATTTCCTTTTCTCACCCAATATTAGTTACAAAACTACTGCTGCAAAGAAAACTTGCCCCTTCTAACAATAAATGATGGAGGTTATCAGAGAAAGCGCTATGGTGTCCATCATTAAACCAGTCTTACAATTACTCCATCATAATTAGGCTATAAGAGCTTAGGTATCATTGAAGCCATACCCTGACACTACAGTTTCCATATATTGTGCCTTGTAAATGTAAAGATGGAGCTATATGGAGGTCTTTAGATATGGTAACAGTGGATGGTCATGCCTTCCTGCAGCACCTTCATTTGGCCAAGCTGGGACTGGAGCTCCTCTGCCTGTTGCAAGgattgctctctctttctctcggcATCCACCATCTGAGACTGAAACTGAAGAAGCTGCTGTTCTAGAAAAGAAACCtataacacaaatgaaaatgacgAGCtatatgaacatttttttatcCATTAGAAGAATCTGCATTTACCTGACAGGATGGGAGTTGCATCAGGGTTGCTTCTAAATATTCATCACAGTTATAAACATTATTAGGATTGACTAACAATTGTACAAGAACATTGTAAGCAGGGCGACTGTTTAAACATCTAGGATAAGGCTGAATTATACTTGTAGTGAAACAGATAACTGTGGGTGGTTGATATCCAAATTTAGTTGTACCTTATTTTGTTGCTTACGTTACTGCACATAATATTATGGCAGTTTCCTCCTTACCTTATCTTTATAGCTGGAAAGGGTTGACTCAAGTTCATTGACTTGACACTGGTGCAATGATGTCTGTCTATCCGCAAGTTTTCTGGGAATACAAATTCCATGTTTTTCAGACACATATACATTCATTCAGAAATTGAATGTTAGCTGatatttaaagtaaataaagtcTAAAAAAACACTcataacatgtttttgtgtcacttACTTCAGCAGCTCCAACTTGTCACTCAAGCAAATGCTGCTGTAGTTTGATGAGGTTAGTTTGTCCATCAACAGCGCCATCTCCTGGCCAAGACTTACAATCAGGTCACCCATTCTACTAGATGGCAAAGCAAAGAGTAgttaagttatttttttttattgttttctgagttacagtggataaaaaaaacaaaaaaattataattaaatacaGAATATGGAATTATAGCAGAACCAATGGCCATATGGGAGGCACTTTGCTccgtgacatttttttttttttcacaaaacaagtAATTCAGTTCAGTTGTGAATATGAATGTCTTAAATAAATCTGCTTTAATTTAACttgaacactgaaaaaaatattaatctaTTACTAAAACAGAATTCCTGCTAATTGACTATATTACTTATACACTAATCCCCACAGGCCAAAATTACCTCTGATTTTGCTTATTTATTCCATAGCATTCTTCACTCTCAAAATGTTCTGTTGACTGGTGTAacacatgtgaaaaaaaataaattaattaattaaaaaaaaacaaaaaaaaaaaaaaaatcagacataATACAACAAAAGTCTAAGGTACACTGAGCATGATTAATAATTTAAGTCTGGTACTTACCAGAAATTGTTTCATGTGTTGCTCATCTGTCTCATTGTTAAAATCATCAGTTAATTTAGGAGCTGGGGATAGCTGCATTGAACCAGTGGCAATATTAGGACTGGACAAGAAGCTTTTCCCACATTGCTTCTCCTGAGATAACAGCGAAGAATATGTCTCCTTCATAAGCTGTTCCAATGTCTGTACCTTGCCGTTAAGGACCAGTGCCTCATCCTCTGTCTCTTGCAGCTTCTGGTCTGCTGTCCTTTTGATGTTTTGGAGTTCTTCCAACATGTGCAGCATCTTTTCCATCTGATCAGCGTGTTTCTTTGAATCCTCGAGTCTACATATAAAAAGATGTCTCAGTCAAActaatttttaaacattttcttgaCTAAAGTTCACTGCATCAGTGTATTCA
The nucleotide sequence above comes from Echeneis naucrates chromosome 9, fEcheNa1.1, whole genome shotgun sequence. Encoded proteins:
- the LOC115049263 gene encoding coiled-coil domain-containing protein 158-like isoform X3, with the translated sequence MSGIQPFETQTLGLPCSNGAHVLHFESRSMEPTQAPAGTTETDDTTAFRLRLNSLTPDELSEELDRRTKEAQRLQEEVEIATKAALQKFCSTYGISSLPGENPLNHSDQGGDFTVPPIHQQAVTLPLGCGINSVNQEVSQRQVSSPEKEMLEIGVNDCLQQLSDFHLSKTQNLPEQETFSFEKVITNLQTKLHKAQMERDALSDLRLEDSKKHADQMEKMLHMLEELQNIKRTADQKLQETEDEALVLNGKLSPAPKLTDDFNNETDEQHMKQFLSTEHFESEECYGINKQNQSRMGDLIVSLGQEMALLMDKLTSSNYSSICLSDKLELLKKLADRQTSLHQCQVNELESTLSSYKDKVSFLEQQLLQFQSQMVDAERKREQSLQQAEELQSQLGQMKRCFEQQLCELQVEVKARRGQLDEVREQLHRNREEKNCLQALLDERAMEGRRSQELLQEKDKELLLRKREAQQHLSWLDEAQSRCQTLQVDGETLRLKLNDREKEIMMLRLQMESSVQMHSRTIDSLHQENSLLSHQLNLHKQEIQQLRAEIAQKKSDLANAEHERQKLQVSVSEQSRRAQEETLEKQQLTNQLEIQRMQLLTLTEEHKELQRLHCCKNAEHKGVVLRLHSQLRNTYDELEQVKSTLRTLGGADGHGLQVAMDMQKEITARRELADSLQGKIQQLEETLEKLYQEKHYQSLESQRQLQEFAFVKEEKKQLANELGILRSKDKKLRHWIGQLEAILHKMTENFADCQDFIQLQEQEFYRLKLQHALDLKELQTQNLCTGLSVPPPELTPSAIAVPDSSQHAFTTQIKVLSETPYILFISYGSSPSGACAYRLFESSKTHTQACATFLW
- the LOC115049263 gene encoding coiled-coil domain-containing protein 158-like isoform X1, translating into MSGIQPFETQTLGLPCSNGAHVLHFESRSMEPTQAPAGTTETDDTTAFRLRLNSLTPDELSEELDRRTKEAQRLQEEVEIATKAALQKFCSTYGISSLPGENPLNHSDQGGDFTVPPIHQQAVTLPLGCGINSVNQEVSQRQVSSPEKEMLEIGVNDCLQQLSDFHLSKTQNLPEQETFSFEKVITNLQTKLHKAQMERDALSDLRLEDSKKHADQMEKMLHMLEELQNIKRTADQKLQETEDEALVLNGKLSPAPKLTDDFNNETDEQHMKQFLSTEHFESEECYGINKQNQSRMGDLIVSLGQEMALLMDKLTSSNYSSICLSDKLELLKKLADRQTSLHQCQVNELESTLSSYKDKVSFLEQQLLQFQSQMVDAERKREQSLQQAEELQSQLGQMKRCFEQQLCELQVEVKARRGQLDEVREQLHRNREEKNCLQALLDERAMEGRRSQELLQEKDKELLLRKREAQQHLSWLDEAQSRCQTLQVDGETLRLKLNDREKEIMMLRLQMESSVQMHSRTIDSLHQENSLLSHQLNLHKQEIQQLRAEIAQKKSDLANAEHERQKLQVSVSEQSRRAQEETLEKQQLTNQLEIQRMQLLTLTEEHKELQRLHCCKNAEHKGVVLRLHSQLRNTYDELEQVKSTLRTLGGADGHGLQVAMDMQKEITARRELADSLQGKIQQLEETLEKLYQEKHYQSLESQRQLQEFAFVKEEKKQLANELGILRSKDKKLRHWIGQLEAILHKMTENFADCQDFIQLQEQEFYRLKLQHALDLKELQTQNLCTGLSVPPPELTPSAIAVPDSSQHAFTTQIKSMRQQECPTLELQSVVRELQGVISENHRPHTDNSAAGNCFHRRRSAPEGVHRTAFTNKGVEVKDDSRYRRKTCGSKPHFLMSAELNEEIMNNKSFSEKIMTYPGRAASSRETAVKVTSSPQYLSLGRRSPVHALLTSDPNSCHDSLQQT
- the LOC115049263 gene encoding coiled-coil domain-containing protein 158-like isoform X2, encoding MSGIQPFETQTLGLPCSNGAHVLHFESRSMEPTQAPAGTTETDDTTAFRLRLNSLTPDELSEELDRRTKEAQRLQEEVEIATKAALQKFCSTYGISSLPGENPLNHSDQGGDFTVPPIHQQAVTLPLGCGINSVNQEVSQRQVSSPEKEMLEIGVNDCLQQLSDFHLSKTQNLPEQETFSFEKVITNLQTKLHKAQMERDALSDLRLEDSKKHADQMEKMLHMLEELQNIKRTADQKLQETEDEALVLNGKLSPAPKLTDDFNNETDEQHMKQFLSTEHFESEECYGINKQNQRMGDLIVSLGQEMALLMDKLTSSNYSSICLSDKLELLKKLADRQTSLHQCQVNELESTLSSYKDKVSFLEQQLLQFQSQMVDAERKREQSLQQAEELQSQLGQMKRCFEQQLCELQVEVKARRGQLDEVREQLHRNREEKNCLQALLDERAMEGRRSQELLQEKDKELLLRKREAQQHLSWLDEAQSRCQTLQVDGETLRLKLNDREKEIMMLRLQMESSVQMHSRTIDSLHQENSLLSHQLNLHKQEIQQLRAEIAQKKSDLANAEHERQKLQVSVSEQSRRAQEETLEKQQLTNQLEIQRMQLLTLTEEHKELQRLHCCKNAEHKGVVLRLHSQLRNTYDELEQVKSTLRTLGGADGHGLQVAMDMQKEITARRELADSLQGKIQQLEETLEKLYQEKHYQSLESQRQLQEFAFVKEEKKQLANELGILRSKDKKLRHWIGQLEAILHKMTENFADCQDFIQLQEQEFYRLKLQHALDLKELQTQNLCTGLSVPPPELTPSAIAVPDSSQHAFTTQIKSMRQQECPTLELQSVVRELQGVISENHRPHTDNSAAGNCFHRRRSAPEGVHRTAFTNKGVEVKDDSRYRRKTCGSKPHFLMSAELNEEIMNNKSFSEKIMTYPGRAASSRETAVKVTSSPQYLSLGRRSPVHALLTSDPNSCHDSLQQT